The Oncorhynchus gorbuscha isolate QuinsamMale2020 ecotype Even-year linkage group LG08, OgorEven_v1.0, whole genome shotgun sequence DNA window AGGCCTCTAGGTATTTGGCtaaatgtcctggtacttggtaacattcatgatgctgttgaccttagcaagggccccaggaccagttgtAGCAAAAttgccccataacatcaaagctccaccaccatattttacagtagggtTGAGGTATTTTCTGCCTATGCATTGTTATTTTGAATGACAAACTCACCGCTGGTGTGTGGCCAAAGCCCTCTATTTTCATGTAATTTGATCACAGCACTGGTTCCGATCCAAATCCCAAAGCCATTTAGCAAACTTCAGgcggtgctatggtcagatgagatGAAAACAGAGCTTGTAACGGGTTTACTAACTTGTTAGTTCTgctagctatgttgactatgacattactttagctaatatggtgacaatgatgtcaACTGTgggtagcggttatgatatgactTAACTTAGAAAGGTTTTTTTCGCCTGGTCATATATAgctgtgttgtgcattgaagtccacacgcgaagggaaaaggtgagagaaggagagtatGTAGATGCAAGACGGAatacgtggctgctatgaaagggaACTGTTTTTACCTGTGATCAGGGTGATTCATTCCGCAGATTGTTGAAAAACGTTCATTAAATAGAAGCAAACGGaaggggataaacatacctgaatttgtccaatagaaactctcgtttgcaactgttggactaatgattacaccctagatcagctagatgtagGCACGAGTTTGCATGGCGGTATTGAATGCGTCACAGTCTGTCCGTGTGTCACTGTCCATCGCCTCAAATTTTTCtttcgacctgtgtgcacctacgttgtaaactttcattcataggctaggttgtagcaacctcatgatgggtatagggaagaTTACaatgaactgggtgaatggaatatgaagggtcctccctcatcttaaatggcaccgaccgccactgcaCTGTATATATTAGTCATAAAATGCACTCTCCAAAGCCACGCTTTTTCATTTTTCTTCTTTAATACATTAAATGTATCACACCAACGTGAACTTGAAAACAAGATGTATACACATGTAGATAATTCCAAGAGTCGtagatgcttttctgcaaagtaACTTACAGTGTACAGTGACTTGACATAATATGTAAGTATTATAAACATGCTATAAAAGtagataataatgatatagagggacagaaaggagaaaggagagatataTAGTTGTTACATTTTGACgtaaagtaaaaacaaacaaaaaaaggaaTGTCACCTTAGCTCAGTCGAGAGCCAACCAAGAGTTTGCGTCCCGGGTGGCACAGAACACATAGTTCAAAAACAACAAACCACAAACGATGGACGCTTCAGCCCGGTCCAGTGGCCACCCatagcttttatccaaagtgtaTAGTGACAATACATAATaagtattataataataatacataagtATTATAATCATGTTATAAAAGTGGATAATGATAAAGAGCAGCAGAGAAAGGGGAAAAGATGGGGATATAGTTGTCACAttttgacaaagtaaaaacaaatgTCACCAGCTCAGTCCAGAGCCAGCCAAGAGTTTGCATTCTGGGTGGCACAGAACTCACTCTGTCCTAACTTGGATTGCAGTTGGCTCTAGCAGGCTACTAGGAGGTAAATGTAGTGTTTGTGAAACTAGCTAGCTGGAACTAGTAGGGATCATGCAGTGAAGTCACCCTcaataagtcgctttggataaaagcatttgCTAAAtggatattattattatcttaGGTCAATTGTTTCACACAGTAACAAGCTTGGTCTGCCAGTACAGTTGACTTCAGAGCCAAGTGTTGTGTACGGAGGGTGGCGATGGAATTCTGTACAGAGACACTTTGATGCTTCATTTGCCTTCTAAAGTTTATCTTAAGAGTATGAGTGATGATCTAGGATTAGGTCCTCCCTATTTTATATATTATGATCTGAAAGGTAAAACGGATCatagatcaacactcctactcttGAGAATAGGGGCCCAGGTTTAGGAGAGCTACAGCCATATTCCTATTCCAACACATTGTTACGAACGATTAACTGGCCTACTGATTTTGCTACACTCATGATGTCCAGAGGTCCTTGGCCTACTTACTTAACTACCAAACATATTCCAGAACACCTGCCCCAACAAGAAAAGAAAACCTCAGTTACCACTATCTATTTTCCTGAATTTTTTCAAACTTTTaatctttattttttactttaataAAACTTCCTTAACTAAGGTACCAATATGTACACTAGTGCTGAGGGATTAGCCGAAATGTTGGTTTATTTTCAGTTTTAAAAAACTGATTCAATTATTTAAATTCAATTTTTTTGTGAGCTCAAAGTGGAGTTTTTAGAGAGAAATCCAATCAAGAAGCACAAACAGTGGGACTTAGTAGGAAGTTGTGGTTTTCAACAGGCAAATATTCAACAGTTTACCACAGAAAAACTTGGGAATTAACTAGTAATTAACTCAACAGAAAATGTTCCGGCAAAACACTCACCAGCCCTACAGTAGATAACGAATACCAGCTGGAAACAATTGGACTAACCTCTTGGCTGACAGCCCAAAATGTTTTGTTGACCAATAATATCAGCTATCTTGCTAACTAACAAACTGAAAACCACACTAGTGCTGCTGGAAACCATGCGAGCTTGACACAAACACTTGCTACAAACATTCTCAACAAATGCACCACCACAATACCAAACCGGTTCAAAACCCGCCAGACTTAACACCTGCCCCACATAAGCACCCAAATGCCAACATTTATGCCTGGACAAGCTCCAATTATGTTATGAAACCGATTAACTACCCTACTGACTTTGCTacactcattatgtctagggctCCTAGGCCTAGCTAAATATTCTGTAACCTGATGTAATGTGTGCATTTATGTAATAAGTAAGAGTATGCAAAATGTGTGGTTTGCATGTGCCCCCTAGAGACAGCAACCTTACCTTGGTCCAGCTCCGCAATGATTCCTTGGGTCGGCAGCCCAAGCTGATTCTTGACTTGTCCAGTTCATTGTgacaaaataaatatatacaaaaacgATAGTACAATAAGGCATGCCCAAAACGAAAAAGGTAACTCAAACAAAAAATGGCAGGCTACTAGCCTCCTGATTACCTGTACCTGTGGGCTTATCAAAGCCTTGCTCAGCACCTGGACACAGTTGCTGCTGCCCCCTGGGGATGGAGTGTGGAAATGCCAGTGTAGTGTCCAAGTGTGTTCATGCTTACTTAAATAACAAACACCTTCTCCATAACACATCCTCCAAAacgaaaatatatattttttttaactcacAGTCACGACTATGTATTTCCAGAATTTTTCCAAACTTTACTTTACTTACTTTGCCCCCCTTTTTATTTTGTGTTCCTACAACTAAACTACCTCACCTATACTATAACAACATCTACAAAAGAACAAAGACATATAGGGAAGTTGTTtctgtaaataaatatatatatatgccaacCTCAAATGATTGTGCCTTTAgttactaactactactactgtagttacTGGTAtcagcagcctggtctcatagactagacataacatactAAATGTACATCTGTAACCCTGAAATTAAGGTTTTGGCATGGTTACGTAAGACAGAAGATTACTTGAAGAAAAAAATGGAAGGAGGGTGGTTGGATGGGCGTATAAcgcaaacgtctagcaacccaaagattgcatgtttgaATATCATCATGGATAAGTTTAGCATTTTGGCAACTTTTCatctacttactactttttagctactttgcatgttagctaaccctaaacttaaccctttaacctaactcctaaaccctagcctagctaacgttttccagctagcaaacattagcattagccacctagctaatgtcagccacaacaaattggaattcgtaacatatcatctgttttgcaaattcgtaacatattgtacattttgcaaatttgTTAAATATATTTTAAGTTTTGCAAATCCATAACATATACAAATTgttatttgtaacatatcatatgaaatggataaCGGACATTCACAAATAcaggtgaagtcggaagtttacatacacctcagccaaatacatttaaactcagtttttcacaattcctgacatataatcCTAGTCCTAGTCACtgtgttaggtcagttaggatcacctcttaattttaagaatgtgaagtgtcagaataatagtagagagatttttttttcagatttgatttctttcatcacattcccagtgggtcagaagtttacatacactcaattagtattcggtagcattgccttttaaaatgtttaactagggtcaaacgttttgggtagccttccacacgcttcccacaataagttggctgaattttggcccattcctcctgacagagctggtgaaactgagttaggtttgtaggcttccttgcttgcacacgctttttcagttctgcccacacattttctataggattgaggtcagggctttgtgatggccactccaataccttgactttgttgtccttaagccattttgccacaactttggaagtatgcttggggtcattgtccatttggaagacccatttgcgaccaagctttaacttcctgactgatatcttgagatgttgctttaatatatccatgtaattttcctttctcatgatgctattttttttgtgaagtgcaccagtcccccctgcagcaaaacacccccacaacatgatgctgcccccccccccccccgtgcttcacggttgggatgttctGCTTCAtagttgggatagtgttcttcggcttgcaagcctccaaacataacaatggtcattatggccaaacagttctatttttgtttcatcggaccTGAGGACATCGtactacgatctttgtccccatgtgcagttgcaaaccgtagtacTTTTTTATGgcaattttggagcagtggcttcttccttattgagcggcctttcaggttatgtcgatataggacttgttttactgtggatatagatacttttgtacccgtttcctccagcatctacacaaggtcctttcctgttgttctgtgattgatttgcacttttcgcaccaaagtgcattcatctctaggagacagaacacgtctccttcttgagcggtatgacggctgtatggtcccatggtgtttatacttgcgtactattgtttgtacagatgaacgtggtaccttcaggcatttggaaattgctcccaaagatgaaccagacttgtggaggtctacaattttatcttggctgatttcttttgattttcccatgatgtcaagcaaagaggcactgagtttgaaggtaggccttgaaatacattcacaggtacaccttcaattgacacaaattatgtaaattagtctatcagaagcttctaaagccatgacatcattttctggaattttccaagctgtttaaaggctcagtcaacttagtgtgtgtaaacgcctgacccactggaattgtgatactgttaattataagttaaataatctgtctgtaaacaattgttggaaaaacctcttgtgttatgcacaaagtagatgtcctaaccgacttgccaaaactatagtttgttaacaagaaattatggagtggttgaaaaactagttttaatgactccaacctaagtgtatgtaaactcccgacttcaactgtaaataccattcgaaatgtaacatatcatactaaatggggtgTATTGAAATTTACGTAAAGAATAATACGAAATACTGAGACCAGGTTGGTATCTGTATCTCATTCTTCTCTCAGATTGAATCCTGGAGAGGGCTTGGGTCAGTGTTTCCCTGTTAAGCCTTTGGTCGAGTTTGGTTCTTTGTCATTGTGTCACAGGTGTGACGAATGCCCTATACTGTGCATGCTTTAGCCCAGGTGCTCCTAATTTAGTATTTGTTAACTCCGTGATTAAATGAAAGATGCGATTGTCGCCCTGTGTTTCCCCGCCCCATTATAACCCTTTCTGTTTGGGGTGTGGCCGCCTTGGGGgaggtgcaggtgcaggtgcgAGGAAGCTGTGTTTGTGTTGAAGCTTTGGCAGAGCTCCTTCGGGAAGCTTTGGTTTTACTAAGTATTACCTTGTTGCAATGCTTTACTTCCACCTGAACTGAAACCTGTTTTTGTTATGTGATGGTGTTACTTGTTTTATGGATTATCCTCCATCTTGTGCCGAACAAAAGCTTATGCTAATGTGGTTCACGGAAACTGAGATTGACCACTCTTCCATGTTCTTCTACTTAAACCCAAACTAAAAGAACCGGTGTTGTCTAATGGTAGAACTGTGCTTCAGAGCTCCCTATTCTTAGTGTAAACATAGATCAGACGACACCACCCTATGATACTGACTGAGTTTAGTCACAGCCCCTCTCGTCCAGGGTGTGACAATTGGGCATCTCATTCCCCCCTGAATCTTCCAAAGACTTATCGTCCTCATCTGCGTCAATGTCCTTAATGTGTTGGCATTGACTGATCTCATCACAGTAGTCTTCGCGGAGGCTATTCGGGTCAACATCCTTCATGGGTTGGTATTGACTGATCTCATCACTGTAGTCTTCGTGGAGGCTATAGAGGTTCACACCACTACTCATGCTCTTATCGGAGTCACGAGGGAACTCTTCAAAGAACTCTTCATAGCTCTTCAAACTGGCTGATTGTTGGCACCTTGCCATGACTCCTGTTTCACTGACGTTTTTCCTACATCTACCATCGACTGTTGACAGTAGTTCCTTTACCATCACATCAGAACATTTCTCCCTACAAAGTCTTTTCGTTTTCAGGTGCTTCTTCAAATCAGTGTGGAACATAAAACTCTTCGGACACACCGGGCACTTGATGGGGCCATCGTAGTGTTTTAACATGTGTCTTCGCATGTCACATGTCTTCGAAGTTGTTTTCCCACAAACATGGCACTTTCTGGAACAGTCTTTTGTGTGTCCTTTCAGATCATGTGGGAACTGGAAAGTGTCCCCACAGTGAGAACACTTGTATTCACCCGGGTTGGATTGATCAATCTCCTTTATGGGTTGGTATTGACTGACCTCCTGACTGTAGTCTTCGTGGAGGCTATTCAGGTTAACCTCGCTGCTCATGCTGATGTCGGAGTCATGAGAGAGCCCTTCAAAGAACTCTTCTAAGCTCTTCAAGCCCAACACAGTCCCGATCGTTGAAGGCCCACCTGTGTTGCTCGAGCTTGGTTGTTGGCACCTTCTCATGACACCTGTTTCATGAAAAAAACGACTAGATCTACCATCTACGGAAGACAGTAACTCCTTCTCCATGACATCAGAACATTTCTGCCTACAAAGTATTTTTATTTTCAGGTGCGTCTTCAAATCAGTATGGAATATAAACGTCCTCGGACACACCGGGCACTTGATGGGGCCATTGTTGTTGTGTTTTAACATGTGCCTTCGCATATCCAGCATTCGAGCAGTAGTTTTCCCACACACATGGCACTTTCTGGAACAGTCTTTTGTGTGTCCTCTCAGATCATCTGGGAGCTGGAAAGTGTCCCCACAGTAAGGACACTTGTACTCACCAGGGACAGATTTGAGGTGGAGCCCAGTAGTAATGACTTCATCAGAACATTTCTCCCTGCAAGATCTTTTTGATCTCAGGTGCGATCTCAAATCAGCATTTGATATAAAAGTCTTTGGACATGCAGAGCACTTGTATGCTCCATTGTTGAAGTGAATTAGAAGGTGCCTTCGCAAACCCAGCATACGAGTAGTTATTTTCCCGCACACATGGCACTTTATGGAGCAGTCTTGCGTGTCTCCTTTCAGATCAGGTTTTTTGTCCCCTTCCAGATAAGGTTTTTTGTCCCCTTCCAGATCAGTTTTTTTGTCCCCTTCCAGATCAGTTTTTTTGTCCCCTTTCAGATCAGGTTTTTTGTCTCCTTTCACATCAGGTTTTTTGTCTCCTTCCAGATCAGATTTTTTGTCCCCTTCCAGATCAGGTTTTTTGTCTCCTTTCAGATCAGGTTTTTTGTCTCCTTTCAAATCAGTTTTTTTGTCTCCTTTCAAATCAGGTTTTTTGTCTCCTTTCAAATCAGTTTTTTTGTCTCCTTTCAAATCAGTTTTTTTGTCTCCTTTCAGATCAGGTTTTTTGTCCCCTTCCAGATCATGTTTTTTGTCCCCTTTCAGATCAGGTTTTTTGTCTCCTTTCAGATCAGGTTTTTTGTCTCCTTTCAGATCAGGTTTTTTGTCTCCTTTCAGATCAGGTTTTTTGTCTCCTTTCAGATCAGGTTTTTTGTCTCCTTTCAGATCAGGTTTTTTGTCTCCTTTCAGATCAGGTTTTTTGCCTCTTTTTAGATCAGGTTTTTTTTTCAGATCAGGTTTTTGCTGTACAGTTCTCCCACAATAGTCATCACCATTTTCCTCACTATTATCCTTTTTGTTCATCTCACAGCCATGCTTCTGGTGTTCCTCTAAGTCCTCACTGAATTCAAAGTCTTGCCCACACTGGGTGCATTGATGTGGCATCTGCTCAATGTGAGATCGCATGTGTCTTGTCAAGCCCAGTGTGTCAGTGAAAGTCTTGCCACAGAAAGAGCATGCTTTGACGCGTTGGCTTCTCTTGTGAGAGCTGTTGGATGGCTCAGGAGTTAGAGAGTCCTGAGGTTCACTCTCTGAGCGTTCTTTTCTGTTCTGCCCTTCTGCCATATGTCCTCTGTGCTCCTCTGAGCGAAAGCTTCTTTTGTGAGAGCTGTTGGATGGCTCAGGAGTTAGAGAGTCCTGAGGTACACTCTCTGACCGTTCCTCTCTGTTCTGCCCTTTGGACATATGACCACTGTGCTCCTCTGAGAGAAAGTTCTGTATGGGCTGTTGCAATTCCTCCTCCCTCTTATGAGATGATGGACAATGAGGAGAAGGACGGACTCCACCTAGTGTTGAAAAGAGAGAAGTGAGCAAGACATCTCCATATTGGCATGAA harbors:
- the LOC124041568 gene encoding zinc finger protein 236-like — its product is MLGLRRHLLIHFNNGAYKCSACPKTFISNADLRSHLRSKRSCREKCSDEVITTGFHLKSVPGEYKCPYCGDTFQLPDDLRGHTKDCSRKCHVCGKTTARMLDMRRHMLKHNNNGPYKCPVCPRTFISHTDLKMHLKTKKLCREKCSDVMMNELLSSADGKCRENVNETGVMTRCQQPSSNNTVRPLKSIEEFFEEFSHDLQQSDNSISSEVNLNSLNSLDEDYSDEISQYQPMKDVDLNCLHEDSIMTTEDYSDEISQYPPVKDIDLNTLHEDYSQAEISQYPPVKDVDPVEDRRSVDDSGGNEMANDKEPNSTECLTEEQVSHTEACPLQDSQSETSGEVKNEIQRGKLQAEATGSQGQKGRGRKRKQRRGRGVRNEKTEAKGVKREHSPETEEDAEPSDKELWTSVNERTTVNDSGGVRPSPHCPSSHKREEELQQPIQNFLSEEHSGHMSKGQNREERSESVPQDSLTPEPSNSSHKRSFRSEEHRGHMAEGQNRKERSESEPQDSLTPEPSNSSHKRSQRVKACSFCGKTFTDTLGLTRHMRSHIEQMPHQCTQCGQDFEFSEDLEEHQKHGCEMNKKDNSEENGDDYCGRTVQQKPDLKKKPDLKRGKKPDLKGDKKPDLKGDKKPDLKGDKKPDLKGDKKPDLKGDKKPDLKGDKKPDLKGDKKHDLEGDKKPDLKGDKKTDLKGDKKTDLKGDKKPDLKGDKKTDLKGDKKPDLKGDKKPDLEGDKKSDLEGDKKPDVKGDKKPDLKGDKKTDLEGDKKTDLEGDKKPYLEGDKKPDLKGDTQDCSIKCHVCGKITTRMLGLRRHLLIHFNNGAYKCSACPKTFISNADLRSHLRSKRSCREKCSDEVITTGLHLKSVPGEYKCPYCGDTFQLPDDLRGHTKDCSRKCHVCGKTTARMLDMRRHMLKHNNNGPIKCPVCPRTFIFHTDLKTHLKIKILCRQKCSDVMEKELLSSVDGRSSRFFHETGVMRRCQQPSSSNTGGPSTIGTVLGLKSLEEFFEGLSHDSDISMSSEVNLNSLHEDYSQEVSQYQPIKEIDQSNPGEYKCSHCGDTFQFPHDLKGHTKDCSRKCHVCGKTTSKTCDMRRHMLKHYDGPIKCPVCPKSFMFHTDLKKHLKTKRLCREKCSDVMVKELLSTVDGRCRKNVSETGVMARCQQSASLKSYEEFFEEFPRDSDKSMSSGVNLYSLHEDYSDEISQYQPMKDVDPNSLREDYCDEISQCQHIKDIDADEDDKSLEDSGGNEMPNCHTLDERGCD